One window of the Nocardia huaxiensis genome contains the following:
- a CDS encoding GlxA family transcriptional regulator, with translation MTGPHVVAVLAVEPVVGFDLTIPPMVLGAAKDTAGQPLYDVRICGLSTAGVEATTGFTLVPHHGPQVLAEADTVIVPGTRVPGPRTQGVLPPDLAQALSTIRPGTRMVSICTGAFVLAAAGMLDGRRATTHWAFADMFRSLYPRVRLEENPLFVQDENVWTSAGLAAGVDLCLHLIRTDHSSAVANRAARYCVVPPWREGGQSQFIERYLPDPGLEGTAPTRVWALHRLDQDLDLNSLAAHACMSVRTFTRRFKSETGMAPGAWVLQQRVRHARHLLETTELGVDEVARQAGMGTAASLRHHMRAELGVSPLAYRKTFRAISIE, from the coding sequence ATGACCGGCCCACATGTGGTGGCGGTGCTCGCCGTGGAGCCCGTGGTCGGGTTCGATCTGACGATTCCGCCGATGGTGCTCGGCGCGGCCAAAGACACTGCGGGGCAACCGCTCTACGATGTGCGGATCTGCGGGCTGAGCACCGCCGGCGTCGAAGCAACGACCGGATTCACACTGGTCCCCCACCACGGCCCGCAGGTACTGGCCGAGGCCGATACCGTCATCGTCCCCGGCACCCGCGTGCCCGGACCGCGCACACAGGGTGTACTGCCACCGGATCTCGCGCAGGCGCTGAGCACCATCCGACCGGGCACCCGCATGGTCTCGATCTGCACCGGCGCGTTCGTGCTCGCCGCCGCGGGGATGCTGGACGGCCGCCGCGCCACCACGCACTGGGCGTTCGCGGACATGTTCCGTTCGCTGTATCCGCGCGTGCGGCTGGAGGAGAATCCGCTGTTCGTGCAGGACGAGAATGTCTGGACCTCAGCGGGTCTCGCGGCCGGGGTGGATCTGTGCCTGCATTTGATCCGCACCGATCACAGCAGTGCGGTGGCCAATCGCGCGGCGCGCTACTGCGTGGTGCCGCCGTGGCGGGAGGGCGGGCAATCGCAGTTCATCGAACGGTATCTGCCCGACCCCGGCCTGGAGGGTACCGCGCCGACCCGGGTGTGGGCGCTGCACCGTCTCGATCAGGATCTGGATCTGAATTCCCTTGCCGCGCACGCGTGTATGAGCGTGCGCACCTTCACGCGGCGGTTCAAGTCCGAGACCGGTATGGCGCCCGGCGCGTGGGTATTGCAACAGCGGGTCCGGCATGCCCGGCACCTGTTGGAAACCACCGAGCTCGGGGTGGACGAGGTGGCGCGCCAGGCCGGTATGGGCACGGCCGCGTCGCTGCGGCATCACATGCGCGCGGAGCTGGGTGTGTCACCGCTGGCCTACCGCAAGACATTTCGCGCGATCAGCATCGAATGA
- a CDS encoding VOC family protein gives MTVRWIWAFLDRPAAQFEEAARFWTTVTGTRLSSTRGANSEFVTLLPDSGGPSVKMQAVASDPRVHLDLDVDDVAGETERAMTLGATLVLEHPDYRVLKSPHGMIFCLTPAERSGGELPSRVTGPDGDESRLDQVCLDIGATDYDDEVRFWTELTGWTWQPGSLPEFSRLRPEATVPIRLLLQRLEEDRPTSAHIDLACTDIEATAAWHEKLGAHVIERERHWIVMTDPAGQPYCLTGRVPA, from the coding sequence ATGACAGTGCGGTGGATCTGGGCGTTTCTCGACCGTCCCGCGGCGCAGTTCGAGGAGGCCGCCCGGTTCTGGACGACGGTCACCGGGACGCGGCTGTCGTCCACGCGCGGCGCGAACTCCGAATTCGTCACGCTGCTACCGGATTCCGGGGGGCCGAGCGTGAAAATGCAGGCGGTGGCCAGTGATCCGCGCGTGCACCTGGATCTGGATGTCGACGATGTGGCAGGCGAGACGGAGCGGGCGATGACGCTGGGGGCAACCCTGGTGCTGGAGCATCCGGACTACCGGGTGCTGAAGTCCCCGCACGGCATGATCTTCTGCCTCACCCCCGCCGAGCGCTCCGGCGGCGAATTGCCTTCTCGCGTCACGGGTCCCGATGGCGACGAGAGCCGTCTGGATCAGGTGTGCCTGGATATCGGCGCGACCGACTACGACGACGAAGTCCGGTTCTGGACCGAGCTCACCGGCTGGACCTGGCAGCCCGGCAGCCTGCCGGAGTTCTCTCGCCTGCGGCCGGAGGCCACCGTCCCCATCCGGCTGCTGCTGCAGCGTCTCGAAGAGGACCGGCCGACCTCGGCGCATATCGATCTGGCCTGCACCGATATCGAGGCCACCGCCGCCTGGCACGAAAAACTGGGCGCTCACGTCATCGAACGTGAGCGCCACTGGATTGTCATGACGGATCCGGCCGGTCAGCCGTACTGCCTGACCGGCCGGGTTCCGGCCTGA
- a CDS encoding F0F1 ATP synthase subunit B produces the protein MPPGTDVVAQQNFLIPNATFFVELAIFMIVLGVIWFFVVPPIRKVLEEREKRVNETAVTAKEASEIFAEAEARYNKALEKARAEAAEIRNQARAEGRAILDELRGEAQQEADQIVAETTAHLRADADQVAAELRESVEPLAHDLADRMLGKNGRTRTSAGHQRGQGSS, from the coding sequence ATGCCGCCCGGAACAGATGTGGTCGCCCAACAGAATTTTCTGATTCCCAACGCGACCTTCTTCGTCGAGCTGGCGATCTTCATGATCGTGCTCGGAGTCATCTGGTTCTTCGTCGTCCCTCCGATCCGAAAGGTATTGGAGGAACGCGAGAAGCGGGTCAACGAGACGGCGGTGACCGCCAAGGAAGCCTCCGAAATCTTCGCCGAAGCCGAGGCCCGCTACAACAAGGCCCTGGAGAAGGCACGTGCGGAAGCGGCCGAAATCCGCAACCAGGCACGGGCCGAAGGCCGGGCGATCCTCGACGAACTGCGCGGCGAAGCCCAGCAGGAAGCCGACCAGATCGTCGCCGAGACCACCGCGCACCTGCGCGCCGACGCCGACCAGGTCGCCGCCGAACTACGAGAATCCGTCGAACCACTGGCTCATGATCTGGCCGATCGCATGCTCGGCAAGAACGGCCGTACCCGGACCAGCGCCGGCCATCAGAGAGGACAGGGGTCGTCGTGA
- a CDS encoding F0F1 ATP synthase subunit C: METATIVQGALIGGGLIMAGGAIGAGIGDGLAGAALINGVARQPEAEGKLRVNFFLTVGLVEAAYFINLAFMALFVFATPGK; the protein is encoded by the coding sequence ATGGAAACTGCGACCATCGTCCAAGGCGCTCTGATCGGTGGCGGTCTGATCATGGCGGGCGGCGCCATCGGCGCCGGCATCGGTGACGGTCTCGCCGGTGCGGCCCTGATCAACGGCGTCGCCAGGCAGCCCGAGGCCGAAGGCAAGCTGCGCGTCAACTTCTTCCTGACCGTCGGTCTGGTCGAGGCGGCGTACTTCATCAACCTGGCCTTCATGGCGCTGTTCGTCTTCGCCACCCCGGGTAAGTAG
- the atpB gene encoding F0F1 ATP synthase subunit A: protein MQAHLWGMTFNVDTIVSTAVAAIIVLALAFYLRVKITSGVPNGVQLFFESVTVQMRNQVESAIGMKVAPFALPLAVTLFVYILLSNWLSVLPVQYGAGELVKPPASDVNFVFALALFVFVFYQLAGVWRRGAGGHAKQLLKGHTGWGPMIFINVIEEVAKPISLSLRLFGNMFAGTVMISVITLFPFWISWGPNAVWKLFDMFVGLIQAFIFSLLTILYFSQSMSVEHEKH from the coding sequence ATGCAGGCCCACCTGTGGGGCATGACCTTCAACGTCGACACCATCGTCTCCACGGCGGTGGCCGCGATCATCGTGCTGGCCTTGGCGTTCTACCTGCGGGTAAAGATCACCTCCGGCGTGCCCAACGGCGTGCAGTTGTTCTTCGAGTCGGTGACGGTTCAGATGCGCAATCAGGTCGAGAGCGCCATCGGAATGAAGGTCGCGCCCTTCGCGCTGCCGCTCGCGGTGACCCTGTTCGTCTATATTCTGCTGTCCAATTGGTTGTCCGTGCTGCCGGTGCAGTACGGCGCCGGAGAATTGGTCAAACCGCCCGCATCGGACGTCAACTTCGTGTTCGCGCTGGCGCTGTTCGTATTCGTCTTCTACCAACTCGCCGGTGTCTGGCGGCGCGGTGCGGGCGGGCATGCCAAGCAATTGCTCAAAGGGCACACCGGCTGGGGCCCGATGATCTTCATCAATGTGATCGAGGAAGTGGCCAAACCGATTTCCTTGTCGCTGCGACTGTTCGGCAACATGTTCGCCGGCACGGTGATGATCTCGGTGATCACGTTGTTCCCCTTCTGGATCAGCTGGGGGCCGAATGCGGTATGGAAGCTGTTCGACATGTTCGTCGGACTCATCCAGGCATTCATCTTCTCCCTGCTGACCATCCTGTACTTCAGCCAGTCGATGTCGGTGGAGCACGAAAAGCACTGA
- a CDS encoding DUF7059 domain-containing protein encodes MPTNQTTASSLLADLAPDLRAALTRVGYDADTLLEVLGDEAHAALGRSEPVPVRRAARDAGDLGVLVRLLLLGDPVPAREVAAALAPVDLERAVAAGLLDRDGDEVRAALDLRPLDLGHGTRWVLSDLDDSMRRRALDTDHVLGVGQASLSLLRATPTKPVGTVLDLGTGCGIQAVHAASYGRTVTGTDVNKRALWLAEATAALNGLDIELLEGSWFEPAAGRRFDQVVANPPFVVGPARVEHTYRDSGLALDGASELVISGAPALLNPGGTAAMLASWVHIEGEDWRTRVASWLPDHGVDAWIVQRDIADPALYVGTWLRDAGLDPREGAAQARAERWLDAFDAADVAGIGFGFVYLRNINGPTELLAEDLTHGFDDPLGEEATRHFERSAWLRAVNADPEIALSARFEVNPTTALERVYLPGSEGWEQRVARVHRGDGPRWQHEVDDSIAALLAGMRPDGLPLRELVDLLAFGETGDAATPEFETAALTVVAGLVRHGLITPA; translated from the coding sequence ATGCCGACGAACCAGACGACCGCCTCGTCCCTGCTCGCCGACCTCGCGCCGGACCTACGCGCGGCGCTGACCCGGGTCGGCTACGACGCCGACACCCTTCTCGAGGTCCTCGGCGACGAAGCCCACGCCGCCCTCGGCCGCTCCGAGCCGGTCCCGGTGCGCCGCGCGGCGCGCGATGCCGGGGATCTCGGAGTCCTTGTCCGCCTGCTACTTCTGGGCGATCCGGTGCCCGCCCGCGAGGTGGCCGCCGCGCTGGCTCCGGTCGACCTCGAGCGGGCGGTCGCCGCCGGGCTGCTCGATCGCGACGGCGACGAGGTGCGCGCCGCCCTCGACCTGCGCCCGCTCGATCTGGGACACGGAACCCGCTGGGTGCTTTCGGATCTCGACGACTCCATGCGCCGCCGCGCCCTGGACACCGATCATGTGCTGGGTGTCGGCCAGGCCTCGCTGTCCCTGCTGCGCGCGACTCCGACCAAACCGGTCGGCACCGTACTGGATCTCGGCACCGGCTGCGGCATTCAGGCGGTGCACGCCGCCTCCTACGGCCGCACCGTCACCGGCACCGATGTGAACAAGCGCGCCCTGTGGCTGGCCGAGGCCACCGCCGCCCTCAACGGCCTGGATATCGAACTCCTCGAAGGCTCCTGGTTCGAACCCGCCGCCGGCCGCCGCTTCGATCAGGTGGTGGCCAATCCCCCGTTCGTGGTCGGCCCGGCGCGCGTCGAGCACACCTACCGGGATTCCGGCCTGGCCCTCGACGGTGCGAGCGAGCTCGTGATCTCCGGCGCCCCAGCCCTTTTGAATCCGGGCGGCACCGCGGCCATGCTCGCCTCCTGGGTACATATAGAAGGAGAGGACTGGCGCACCCGCGTCGCGAGCTGGCTCCCCGACCACGGCGTGGACGCCTGGATCGTGCAGCGCGACATCGCCGATCCCGCGCTCTATGTCGGAACCTGGCTGCGCGACGCGGGATTGGATCCGCGCGAGGGCGCCGCCCAGGCCCGCGCCGAACGCTGGCTCGACGCCTTCGACGCCGCGGATGTGGCGGGCATCGGTTTCGGCTTCGTCTATCTGCGCAACATCAACGGCCCCACCGAACTGCTCGCCGAGGACCTCACGCACGGCTTCGACGATCCGCTCGGCGAGGAGGCCACCCGCCACTTCGAGCGCTCGGCCTGGCTGCGCGCCGTCAACGCCGATCCCGAGATCGCCCTGTCCGCCCGCTTCGAGGTGAATCCCACGACCGCCCTGGAACGCGTCTACCTTCCGGGTTCCGAAGGCTGGGAGCAGCGGGTGGCCCGCGTGCATCGCGGCGACGGCCCGCGCTGGCAGCACGAGGTCGACGATTCGATCGCGGCCCTGCTGGCCGGCATGCGCCCGGACGGTCTGCCGCTGCGTGAGCTCGTCGACCTGCTCGCCTTCGGCGAGACCGGCGATGCCGCGACCCCGGAATTCGAGACCGCCGCCCTGACCGTCGTCGCCGGACTGGTGCGGCACGGACTGATCACCCCCGCATAA